A part of Entelurus aequoreus isolate RoL-2023_Sb linkage group LG10, RoL_Eaeq_v1.1, whole genome shotgun sequence genomic DNA contains:
- the LOC133659025 gene encoding uncharacterized protein LOC133659025: protein MLGGLHTEMALWNTLGDLLEGSGWTTALIEAEVASSGMAESFLKAAHLTRTRHAHQVTVLTLHNLQQEAFRVSAGPKDEESFMAWRNNMLKKSPTFMFWDLIMRYETLILIFIRAHREQNFLLYVEVLEELAPLFFALDHVNYSRWLPVHIRDMKSLPDSIKDEFEKNSHWVLSKTSNRFSAIPLDQAHEQENKNVKGSGGAVGLTENPTAFRRWMLTGPEMARLIKEFEEEYLQDDKESFQHHEQGLGTQKTFQRQVNSLSDTIRRMGNPFLDVFEELVTLDSRNCADKLVANTMLILEDTGKRQYQEFVKKVLDERTQSIHDPIKRNSLAVFRQPRRKTMSKDGKKIKVLQNNVALFGQLYVAMQSRESNLDEFFTHEVQSFPPSLSDFGKLHLTGTKSDLLQCLEQPAQSEPPSTYDFKVLDGAVIVHCLPTIRVSTFDAYANEVFIPYLQKQLQDAKRLDVVWDTYIPDSLKESTREKRGRGVRRKVSGPTKLPGNWMDFLRDPINKKELFDFLTSKIQEFSWPPTKAVYVTSGQAVSGQAFGSTSMMDCCNHEEADTRIVVHLQCALKEGAKTVLVRTVDTDVIVILAGLFYDLVVLQPLTDIWVAFGMGKRFRYYHINHICKSLGEPKSQGLLMFHAYSGCDTTSAFNGKGKKSAWRAWQAYDAATETFMYLAKHPFQELKVDSQHFQTLERLTVILYNRSSPLNSISQTRKELFCQDSRPMERLPPTQDALLQHVKRAVFQAGIWATSTDTQQVIPSPKDFGWTKDETGSWVPVWITIPEVSIACRELIKCSCKGDCSSCKCSNANIDCSPLCKCNCCK from the coding sequence ATGCTGGGAGGATTACACACAGAGATGGCTCTCTGGAATACACTTGGCGATCTCCTAGAGGGCTCTGGTTGGACGACAGCACTGATTGAAGCAGAAGTGGCATCAAGTGGCATGGCTGAGTCGTTTCTGAAAGCAGCACACCTAACACGAACCAGGCATGCACACCAGGTCACTGTCTTGACACTGCACAATCTACAACAGGAGGCTTTCAGGGTTAGTGCAGGCCCCAAAGATGAAGAGTCCTTCATGGCTTGGAGAAACAACATGCTGAAGAAGAGTCCGACGTTCATGTTCTGGGATCTGATCATGAGATATGAAACCCTCATTCTCATCTTCATAAGGGCACACAGAGAGCAGAATTTCCTACTGTATGTAGAAGTGCTTGAAGAACTGGCCCCTCTATTCTTTGCCTTGGACCATGTGAACTATTCAAGATGGTTGCCTGTCCATatcagggacatgaagtctttgcCCGACTCTATCAAGGACGAGTTTGAGAAGAATTCTCACTGGGTTCTTTCAAAGACATCTAACAGGTTTTCTGCAATCCCACTGGACCAAGCTCATGAACAAGAGAACAAGAATGTGAAAGGTTCAGGTGGTGCGGTTGGCCTCACAGAAAATCCAACTGCCTTCAGAAGATGGATGCTCACAGGCCCAGAAATGGCAAGATTGATAAAGGAATTTGAAGAGGAATATCTCCAAGATGACAAAGAGAGCTTCCAGCACCATGAGCAGGGTCTTGGCACACAGAAGACATTCCAGAGACAGGTCAACAGTCTGTCAGATACCATAAGGCGTATGGGAAACCCTTTCCTGGATGTCTTCGAGGAACTTGTGACTCTTGATAGTCGCAACTGCGCAGATAAATTAGTCGCAAATACCATGCTCATCCTGGAGGACACAGGGAAGAGACAATATCAGGAGTTTGTCAAGAAGGTGCTTGATGAACGCACACAATCTATCCATGATCCGATTAAAAGGAATTCCTTGGCAGTCTTCAGGCAACCTAGACGCAAGACAATGTCTAAAGATGGGAAAAAGATTAAAGTGCTTCAGAACAACGTGGCACTCTTTGGCCAGCTATATGTAGCTATGCAGAGCCGTGAGAGTAATTTGGATGAATTCTTTACACATGAGGTGCAGTCCTTCCCTCCATCTCTCTCAGACTTTGGAAAACTTCATCTGACAGGCACCAAATCAGACCTGCTACAATGTCTTGAGCAGCCAGCACAATCAGAGCCACCCTCAACCTATGACTTCAAAGTCCTAGATGGGGCAGTAATTGTCCACTGCCTGCCCACTATTAGAGTGAGCACGTTTGATGCTTATGCAAATGAGGTTTTCATCCCCTACCTGCAGAAGCAGCTGCAGGATGCAAAACGATTGGATGTTGTATGGGACACGTACATCCCTGACAGCTTGAAGGAGTCCACCCGAGAAAAAAGAGGACGTGGTGTTCGCAGGAAAGTGTCAGGCCCGACAAAGTTGCCAGGCAACTGGATGGACTTTCTTCGCGACCCAATCAACAAGAAGGAGTTGTTTGATTTCTTGACATCCAAGATCCAAGAGTTCAGCTGGCCACCAACCAAAGCTGTGTATGTCACATCGGGGCAAGCGGTGTCAGGACAAGCTTTTGGTTCCACTAGCATGATGGACTGTTGCAACCATGAGGAGGCAGACACAAGGATAGTGGTCCATCTACAATGCGCATTGAAGGAGGGAGCAAAGACAGTTCTTGTGCGAACTGTGGACACTGATGTCATCGTGATCCTTGCTGGTTTATTTTATGATTTGGTGGTGCTTCAACCATTGACTGACATCTGGGTGGCTTTTGGCATGGGAAAAAGGTTCAGATATTACCACATAAACCACATCTGCAAAAGCCTGGGGGAACCCAAATCACAAGGTCTGCTTATGTTCCACGCATATTCAGGTTGTGACACAACATCTGCATTTAACGGAAAAGGCAAGAAGTCAGCTTGGAGGGCCTGGCAAGCCTATGATGCTGCTACAGAAACATTTATGTATCTGGCAAAGCATCCATTCCAGGAACTAAAAGTTGACTCTCAGCATTTCCAGACACTTGAGAGGCTGACTGTGATCCTGTACAACAGATCCAGTCCTTTGAACTCCATCAGTCAAACAAGGAAGGAACTCTTCTGTCAAGACAGTCGGCCGATGGAGAGATTACCTCCCACGCAGGATGCCCTACTCCAGCATGTAAAACGGGCTGTGTTTCAGGCAGGAATCTGGGCAACCAGCACAGACACACAGCAAGTGATTCCTTCTCCAAAGGACTTTGGATGGACCAAGGACGAAACAGGGTCATGGGTTCCAGTTTGGATAACCATTCCCGAGGTCTCCATTGCCTGCAGAGAGCTGATAAAATGCTCATGTAAAGGTGACTGTTCCAGCTGTAAATGCAGCAATGCTAATATTGACTGTTCTCCACTTTGCAAATGCAACTGCTGCAAATAG